A window from uncultured Anaeromusa sp. encodes these proteins:
- a CDS encoding transketolase, whose translation MIVANLSAQEVADLAKRAKAIRRHIVSMVTEAQSGHPGGSLSAADILTLLYFKVMNIDAAKADDAERDRFVLSKGHAAPVLYATLAEKGFFPVDELLSLRRINSRLQGHPSRKDLPGIEMSTGSLGQGLSAANGMALAARLDGSARRIYALLGDGELEEGMVWEAAMFAAHYKLDNLIAFVDFNGLQIDGPVAEVLSPLPIDKKFEAFGWNVIIADGHDLQDLYRAVAEAKTAQGKPSVIIARTVKGKGVSKMENVVDWHGKAPSVEECCTFLSELQD comes from the coding sequence ATGATTGTGGCTAACTTAAGTGCCCAGGAAGTGGCGGATTTGGCGAAACGCGCCAAGGCGATTCGTCGGCATATTGTTTCGATGGTGACGGAGGCGCAGTCGGGGCATCCCGGCGGTTCCTTGTCGGCAGCTGATATTTTGACGCTGCTCTATTTCAAGGTAATGAATATCGATGCCGCTAAGGCAGACGATGCGGAGCGGGATCGTTTTGTTTTGTCCAAAGGCCATGCGGCGCCGGTATTGTACGCTACTTTGGCGGAAAAAGGATTTTTCCCGGTAGATGAGCTGCTGTCTCTGCGGCGCATCAATTCGCGTCTGCAGGGGCATCCTAGCCGCAAAGATCTGCCGGGCATCGAAATGTCCACCGGTTCTTTGGGACAGGGCTTGAGCGCGGCGAACGGCATGGCTTTGGCCGCTCGTTTAGACGGCAGCGCGCGTCGTATTTACGCATTGCTGGGCGACGGCGAGCTGGAAGAAGGCATGGTCTGGGAAGCAGCTATGTTTGCGGCCCATTATAAGCTGGACAATTTGATTGCTTTTGTAGATTTCAACGGTTTGCAGATTGACGGACCGGTAGCGGAAGTCCTTTCTCCGTTGCCGATTGATAAGAAATTTGAAGCCTTTGGCTGGAATGTTATCATTGCCGACGGTCATGATTTGCAGGATCTGTATCGTGCAGTGGCAGAAGCCAAAACGGCGCAAGGCAAGCCGTCGGTCATTATCGCCCGCACGGTAAAAGGCAAGGGCGTCAGCAAGATGGAAAATGTCGTGGATTGGCACGGCAAGGCGCCTTCGGTAGAAGAGTGCTGCACATTCTTGAGCGAATTACAGGATTAA